The nucleotide window GAAAAAGCAGTATAATATTGTTgcaaacgtttaaaaaaaaatacatagcttATCAAGACTTTCTATATCCTGTACACCAGATTCACCCAAAATCTAGATGAATATTCCATCATTGTGGATATCTTGGTTTCATTCTCcaatattgtatttaaataagCATAAGCCCTAAGTTTTTACTGACTGTTTACCTATAATTTTTTGATGCTTTAAATTGTTACACACTCCCTACAATACCTTAAATTTTggatcttttattttttttaaagacaacacCACTATATTTTCACTTTGGTTTTAGTATTAGTGTTTTAAGATGGCATTCTAATTGCTCTATCTCCTCCATATTTTTTATCCCCGCACGATCAAGTCAACTTTTTAGTTTAGTAATAGGGTTGTGGAGAGGactataataaaaacaaaatcaactctTTTGGATGTTTCTATTGGTATCtacaaatgtaggcctatttcatACTAAAATGTAAGTTTCTTGTACGAAATTTAAAGGCGCAAAGTCTAATTGTGTACACGGAACTCAACAAAGAGAGACAATTCAACTCCTACTACACAATAATATATGACACATTAGCATGGTCATGAGTTAACTCCCTTGTTTAATTTCATTGATTTTATAtactttgttaattttattaacctgtttcacttttctttttgtttttacagcgTTCACTTCATACACAAGTAAGTAAAAATATCTTTTGTAAccttttaaaaatccttttgaCTAGCGAAGTTATGCATTTGTTGAACATCGTAATGTGCATAAATGTAGAGTTCAAAAACAATcgcaattaaatttttaattttgtgattgTTTGTTCTTCTAAAGTTATCCTCCTCGCAAGAAAAAAATACTCCTGTAATCataatggaaataaaaaatatatgctATTATTAGAAATGTTGCTATGGTAACCTTTAACACTGTCATCTGATAAAGTGTTTTGTCAATGTCAGATCCCGTGTATAGACTTATTGCAGCCATTGTGAATGTGTGACAAGAAAACATGGAAGGTTACTGTAACACTCCAAGTAACAGAAATGTAGGCCTCGTAGTGAATACAAAACATCTGTAATATATGAAGTCATATGTATGTCTGGTCATTACAAACTGGACATTATAAATCCTAGGTCACGTGAACGTTTCACTGACGGCAAGTAGATGACTTTGTTGTATTCaccataaatataaaaataacagaaagaaagacagagacggaaattttaatattgtttttattattatattaactttTTTATGTCAAACATATTAagcaattttaatttatattcaaAAGTGACCTTCCACTCTCCAATACCCCGTGTCCGAATGGGCACGCACGAATACTTTTGAGTTGATGTGAGTCAGATGTTAGGCtaagttttgttcacttttgcGTCACTCTCCGGTAACCTTTTCGTACCAACGCGTGCAACCTCATAAACAAAATTCCAAGGAATTTGATGTATGTGACGTCCTTAAGCCGTCCCTCCAGAAATAAGATGACTGTCCAGCAGTGTCAACTTTCATCTTTGTGACTTCACGCTTCTGTCAATCGGATGTGCCAGTCATTTCCGTTACATTAATCCTACATAATCCACTGACGCTAGTTCAGTAATTGATGGCATACAGTACATAACtttgttaaaacattttgtcTTCAATATGTGGAAACAACATTTTCTATCATGAAACGTCACACCATCGTCTTGTTGacgttttgttttgaaagatcAACAGAAATCCACTACAAGACGCCATGATTATCACCAAGGGGAGTTTACGAGCATATAGCTCATTTCAAAACACACATTAGCTACATGTGCTTCGAATGTTCCTCACACATTAGTATCAGCCCGGATCACCTCTTTTCTATTGTGTTTAGTGTGCTCTAGACACGAGTTTAATGCTTTCCTACAGCTCATAAAGCAGAAAAACGAATGCCCCCGGGACTACATCTCTGACCTTCAGGCGGAGTTTTACAACATTCCCCCATGCCTTCTTGCTGGTTGAGACGCGACAGGAAATTATTTTGTCTGAAAGTGTCAGAAGCAGTTGTGTTACTAAGGGgtgcaccgggtgacacccaccctagtgacgccactaaTAAGAAGTAAAAGTTGGAGAAACACTGAagtctggagtttttttttgaatatatatatatatatgttcggTGTTTAATGTTTTAGAGCTGCCGCATTAGGCATCAAATACCCTAGATATCTCACTGTAACACATTATACATGTAACAGATTATGTATGCCAACTTTTCTTTCAGCTCCATATGGAGGGCCTACAATTATCGACAACACAAAAGGAGTTCCCATTCCTATAGTAGGAGGTGGAGGTGAGACTCTATGTTTGTACTCGCATTTCTTACTCTTGAATACTTCGCAGGATAGAAATAAAGGCACTAGAACTCAAACAATAAATTGAtaagttaataaataattagCTTCAACAAAATTCTCTGGGTTCAATGATACAGTATAATAGAAGTCTATTTGTCGAAAGATCTTAGTTCTAAAGTCACTGCGTCTACTAATGTCTTCTACGTTTTATTGTGTCAGGTAACATTGATGTTGGAGCTTCGGGTGAGTAGTGGGACAAATACATGTCAGTATCTTCACATAGCTAGGcctagtaacgtctgtaatatataagagaAAATAAGATACCAAACTTGTATCATTTCATCTTGCGTTATTAAGTATTCGTTTTCAAAGACGATAATGTTAAGTGTCCATAACAGTAATGATATGTGCTTATTCCTTCATTTATCTTTCATgttctatgtatctatctatttatctatctatctatctatctatttatctatctatatctatctatctatctgtctaatCTCTCTAAGTACTTGCGTCTTGATTCTCTTTAGCCTCAGCCTCTGCCTCAGCCTCAGCAATCGATGGTTACGCAGGCGCCAGTGCTGCAGCGGCAGGTAATACTTTAAGATGTAGAACTAAGTCTAGTCTTTATCATTGAAGAGTGGCTCTGAAAAGTTTATAAAAGCAAATCAACAATATTTGTTATCtcccttcattttttttttaaatctacaactCAGAAGATGAAGCTAGGCATTGGATCTCAATTGTATAACTATGCAGAATCAAACAGTTTGTTTTGTCTgacgtttttttaaattgatgtttttatttttctctttttattttgcaaACGAAAAGAGTAAATCTAAACtaaatcattgttttttttttttttttgtttggttttacgAAACAGCCAGTGCTAGTGGCAGTGGAGGTCTTGGTGGTCTTGCTGCAGCTTCCGCAAgtgctagtgctagtgcttcagGTGGGTACAGTAGAGCAATGGAGAACTAAATACTAAGTTAGGAGTCATGTAAACAAACAGAATTCAAGTTTATTACATCGTAGTCCAAACCTTCTATAGGACGACTGGGATTGCAGGATTTGAACCTTAGACTACCGAGACGACAGCTCAGAGCTCATACCACACGACTAGGCAGCTATTCcagtagaatttttttaaaatatcaatgttATTAAACAGAATTTAAGTATTATAGAAAGACTCTCTCTCCTGATGAAAAtacttttcaaaattttttatttttataagtaagAATTCAAATTGAAAGATGAGATATGATGTATATGTACAGGACCTATTACCTAttaaattcttattaaaattattaaattaacacaaaatgaaattacGCACGTCTGTAGTTACTGTTCATCTATGGTCTGATTATTATTTACATGTACTTTATTCTTATAAACCATGTTGATGTTTCTAAAGGTGGTGGTTACGACATTCTGCCCAGTATTAGAGAAAAAGGAGTCGGTGAGTTGTGTTATTGTGTTTGTCAATGTGTTCACAGATTTATATAAAGTATGTGtagaatataaaatatacacaataCAACGAAGTAGGTgcacttatatttatatttattgatttatctatttatttatttataattatgtgGCTTCTAAAAAGACTAAAGTTGATAAAGTAATTTGAATAGTCTATCACAACTTGGGGGTGATTGGACGCGACTGCTGAGAGGTTAAGCGcttgaacctggggtcctgggttcgaatctcggttaaGACTGAGATTTCGAATATcggggatttttagggcgccactgagtccacccaaccctgactttagttgggaaaataaaggcggtggtcgttgtgctggccacgtgacaccctgatcgttaaccgtaggccaaagtaacagatgaccttagcatcatctgccctgtaggaCTGAAAGAGGGGGAcgttactttttactttaaaacttCAAATTAAGTTTTAACCTTTAGACAAAAACTGGCACCCacctgtctgtgtgtgtggggggggggggagtgaataGAGATATGCGTTTGGGATGAGGGGAAGAGGTGGTATACGTTTGAGTACAACAAAATGAAGGTGCTAGGTACAAGGTAATCTATCTACTTAACGATTTCACTAGAAGTCAATTGCTAAATGATCACTAATAGATTGCTGCCTTGTGTAAACGTTGGCAAAGTCTTTTAGTtgtataagtttatttttagcactAAATAGATCTTTCAGAagctctaaaaaataaataaatacataaatatgtgcagagagacagacagacagacagacagacagacagacagatagatagatagatagatagatagatagatagatagatagatagatagatagatagatagatagatagataatataaatatatatctacttcTTCAGTTATACAGAGTTTGGACACGTATGGACCAGTAGATGCAGGTTTGTCTATATTTAACGTAATGCGAGTCTGTAGCTAACTTCCACAGTACTTCTGCTTCATGATTAGGTCATCTGTGCTTGTGGCCTACGGCTAACGatggtgtcaagtggccagcacaacgaccaatcgccttgactttccccaacttatgtcatgtacccattagagctgggtgggctcaggggCGCTTTAaaattcccgaaattcaaaatcccagtcttcatcgagatccGAACCCAataccccaggttcggaagccaagcgcttaagcACTCGGCCACTGCGCCCTTGTGAGGTGGGCAGTTGAATAATGGAGGATTAagagttgtatttgtaaatgGAAGTCCATAGGTCTGGCGAGAAGCTGAATTATCAAATGTTCGTTGATGGAGGATATTTATGTACTTGTATAGGTTAATGTACATGGTAGCAGGAATTAGTTCACAATAAAGAAATTCCCCATTCCAAGTGTTgtactttattcatttagttgTAGCAATTCTCGgatagtttcaaaatcatctaataaACTATTCATATAGAAAACTCctttcgatacattattaacCTTTACACAATGCTCTTGAGGACAGGTataattggatgcccatcatgtTGCATATACTTGgtgtgggccggattgtatggAAATGCCCGGGTCTATTTTGACACCCACTTTGCCCCTGCTTGTGTTCCTTTGACGTTCTGTCGTGTGTCTAGTTTATTTCAGGGTATCAATGATGTTATTGCATCAACTTCATCTGACATagttttttaaaggatttatttgatagctttttattttttaatcttctttttaGGATTCATTGGTTACGACAATGGCTATGGAGGATACGACAACGGCAACGGCGGTTACGACAATGGAAATGGCAGATATGACAATGGCAGATATGATAATGGCAATGGCAGATATGACAATGGCAGATATGATAATGGCAATGGCAGATATGACAATGGCAACGGCAGATATGACAATGGCAGATATGACAATGGCAACGGTAGATATGACAATGGCAACGGCAGATATGACAATGGCAATGGCAGATATGACAATGGCAATGGCAGATATGACAATGGCAATGGCAGATATGACAATGGCAATGGCAAATATGACAATGGTAACGGCAGATACGACAATGGCAATGGTAGATATGACAATGGCAACGGCAGATATGACAATGGCAACGGCAGATACGACAACGGCAACGGTAAATATGACAACGGCAACGGAAAGTATGACAACGGTTACGACAACGGACGCGGCAAGTATGGCCCCGGAAGCATCATCGTCAATGGTGACCTTGACCTGAAAGTTTCAGACAATGGTAAGAGAAACTCAGATTGAAATGTTATCATTTATTTCCTAATATATAATGCatatgataattttatttttactgtttTGTTTGGACGTCTCTGGGTTGCCACCGCTAACTCTCTCCGAACTAGCTTCCAGGTGACACTGCTGTCTAGTGCCTTCTTCACGTTTATGTTTTAGTGCAAATATAAGAATCTCATTTTCTCATCTCAAATTAGCGCATGTTGTTTAGTGGATAAAGATGTTCAAACGAATGTTAACTTTTCTGTCGAGCGCGTTATCTACTATGCCATCTTCTTTGAAGAGTATCACAAATACATAAGTATCAagctatttggtgtatccggtgtaaagtAATGTTGACAAggtgtacacatttttataaCCGAATCATAATTCTCTTGCACTTTCTAAGTACTGTACAATAAAATACATattcaaaaagtaaacaaaaaacaacaacggatAACCGAGAATAAACGTTAGTATCCAAATCTTCATTAAggatatttaaattaaactgtagGCACAATGAGGTTTTATTTGTGTGTGGGCTCGTTTTCAACAAAGCGTATATGTCTGACTGTACACCCGACCCTCACCCAATCTCGGTTGAAGCAGAATTTTTGcccaattttttcttttactagacaaaacaagaatcactttaaaaaaatgtaatcaatttcttaattaaaactattggtaactatttattttgtttgatatcgaacaagGAAAAACAATGTACTTGACTAATGTGTTGGTATAAGTTGCATTAGTCCtctttttactttgtgtagagcGAAATAAGTGGTTGctataaagtttgaaactaacaatagataattgtaaaaccttctattttcataagcacacACCTGGCACTGTGGTTAGTATGTTGGTtcgaggaggcttgagccctcaagtttgaattcaggtcgttcaactttttattttatcacccaaaattattttttttaaagaaaaaaagtaattggCGAGTTCgaaatacaaaattatttatgaAATCTAAcaattcttcccccccccctgtatAACTTACATTCCTTTTGTTATTAATAACAATTGTTACTTCCAAATAAAACTTTGAATCGTTGACATAGTACGTGTGATCAAGACCTTTTTCTTCTGGGGGCATTATATATATCGCTAActttcaatttctttctcttattttctctACGATTGAATTTTGTTGCTTAAAAAAGTTTATGTAGAAATCAAAGTTATCCTCTAAGGCCTTACAATATAAATAcaatctgtttctgtagcaGACGGTTATCAGGAcaactttcccccaactaaagtcaggtatccattagagttaggAGGACCCAGGACGTCCTAAACATGCCGAAATTCAAATCCCAGCCTTCATTGGAATTCGAACCCGAGATCCCTCAGTTGGAAAACCAAGCACTTTGGTGTTTGGCCAACACGGCCGCGTAAAAAACGTAACTGGATATTAATGAACAGATAACTTTCATTAACTTTTAGTGTgaatttataaagtattttcattactgtgattaactttAAGCGTGGATTATAAAGTGTTTTCattactgtgattaactttAAGCGTGAATTATAAAGTGTTTTCATCATTGTTGTGTTCATGTTGTTTACAAATTTAGCCCCAGGTCTGGGCGTGGCCTCTATTCCTGTCAAAGTGATTGACAGCCTGGTCAAGCGCAATGACAACGGTGGAAAAGGTGGTTACGACAACGGAAAATACGACAACGGTGGTCGCGATAATGGTGGCCGTGATAATGGAGGCCGTGACAATGGCGGCCGTGACAATGGTGGTCGTTACGACAATGGTGGTCGTTACGACAATGGCGGTCGCTACGACAATGGCGGACGCTATGACAACGGTGGTCGCTATGACAATGGAGGTCGCTATGACAACGGCGACAATGGAAAAATAATCAAGCGTaagcattttttgtttcttttatttatgctatCACTTTAAAAAGTACTAGTTGGTCATTTACTAGGACACTTCGTAGCCAACCTAGTTGGCACTCAATGGCGTGAATCCTTCAAGAGACTAAGTATGACTTTATTCTGACTACAAAAGATCTAGAAATACACAATTGTTCAACAACTAGATAAGTTACTTTTAGATAAGTTACAACCACCAAAATTACAACTAGATAGGTTACGGCTAGATAAGTTACATTTAGATAAGATGTTATAATTACTTTTAGTGTATAACTAAGAGATTTGGCTCAGGGCTTTCTTAACATCTTTTGAAATGCATACATTCCCCCGAGATAATTACGTGTGCTATAAGTCCCATGCCTATTCACCTTCTCTTTGTTTCACTCTTCTCATTGGCTAATTTCAAACTAGAAACAACATACTTAGAGGTATGTAACTTTTGATTGGCTAATTTCAAACTAGAAACAACATACTTAGAGGTATGTAACTTTTGATTGGCTAATTTCAAACTAGAAACAACATACTTAGAGGTATGTGACTTTTGATTGGCTAATTTCAAACTAGAAACAACATACTTAGAGGTATGTAACTTTTGATTGGCTAATTTCAAACTAGAAACAACTTAGAGGTATGTAACTTTTGATTGGCTAATTTCAAACTAGAAACAACATACTTAGAGGTATGTGACTTTTGATTGGCTAATTTCAAACTAGAAACAACATACTTAGAGGTATGTAACTTTTGATTGGCTAATTTCAAACTAGAAACAACATAGAGGTATGTGACATTTGATTGGTTCATTTCAATCTAAAAACAACATACATAGAGGTATGTAACATTTGATTGACTCATTTCAATCTAGAAATCACATACTTAGAGGTATGTTTAACTGTTTCATAACCTCCACAGTTCCCGCTGACTCCAAACCTGCTGTTATTGGTATTGttacagaagaagaaaaaatcaaATTGAGAAgtaatacttttatattatcttataaataatcaaaaatatattttatattaaggAAAACCTTTTGgttcatcaattttttttttaggtttgagAAATTATTGTTTCTATATTCTATACCCGGAAGAAAGGATTAAACTCATAGACTAGTATatactactctagactggagatggagactttttaacactacaaaaaatttgaaaattttttagaaagttggatcaaggttttgtaaagtagttaaaagaagtaaagttgttttgtttttcaaccctaacctatgtaacatataatttaatttttagatctagatctagtaattgaacatcaaaaataagagtactctcgtctcataattattattttgcaatttttagatatataatcaagaaagatctaggtaatcaatatatttaaatgtacataagatgatatAAATCAACATggattatttcgatctaggatttttgaaacattatctcaatggaaacaaacaggaaatggctttgtttcatttatttgcgtgaatatccgagaaatgattttgcattatttctaaactttaaaaactaaagatcattacttttctatgaaaaaagaatttagttacataaaaatctatatatagatagatctgtgaaTAGATAAATCGGggaaaagaatttatttccggtttccagtctagatataatatataagtctatgattaaactttaatatttaataggGAAATACATAAATCGCTTGAAAAGttgcataattattattttgcaatttttagatacataatctaaaaagatctaggtaatcaatctatttaaatgtacataagatgattaaaatcaacagacatgaattatttcgatctaggatttttgaagcATTATCTCaaaagaaacaaacaggaaatggctttgtttcatatatttgcgtgaatatccgataaatcattttgcattatttctaaactttgaaaactaaagatcattacttttctaagacagaaaagattgattgggcgactccccttagaacctgaaaaaaaagagtttacctacataaaaatctatatatgtataggtctgtgaatcgaccaaccgcggataagaatttacttctagtttccagtctagatacaatatataagtctatataagtctatggtttcAACATGAAAggagttggcaacagtgaagttcaatttagcgtcctcgAAATGAATTAGTTTATCGTTGAAATCTCCAATAACCTATTAagcaaattaaaatgtaaacaaagtgCAGATTACTGTGTAAAATACTTAGTATGAAAATTTCTAATAGTTAACAGCTAGTCGATTATTCCTGACCATTACACATTCATCAAATAATcttaaaaagcaaattatttcCACTCTTTCCTGCACACATttcggttgttgttgtttttatgatACTATTATCTAAATATTTAACATGTTCCAAATAGTTTACCAACATAATTTAACCATCAAACATTCAATGTCGATATTCTATCCATCAGCTTCACTCATACACAACACGCACAGGCGAGCACCTATTAAACTTTACCTGAACACAGATCAATTATTCGATAATTAACGTAGATCAATCAGTTGTTAGCTAAGCATATATCAATTAGCCGTTTGCCAAAATCAGATCAATCACTTGTCAGCTAAACATAGGTCAATTACTCATTTGCTTAATGATAGattttctatttattaaatatagatgACACTTTCAAAACACTCAGATCAAAATGGATCAGCCAATTTATTGAAGTATTCTATCAATACGAAAATTTGCCTATAAGTGTATAAACGCAAAGAGTGCGGTTTTAAACTGAATTTATTGAGTAAAAAAAActgatatattattttaaaacaaaaacccttcaatacaaactaaaattattagTAAATCCTTAgtctccctccccctcccagAACAGGAAATGAAcacttaactatttttttagtGAAGAAATAGCGAAAACTAGGACTgacttaactattttttttcagtGAAGAAATAGCGAAAACTAGGACtgacaactatttttttttagggaagaAATAGCAAAACTTGTACAATTCTGTTGTTGGAGTacacaaagttttaaataaattggtCCTTTAATTTTTCGCtgtctattttattatttttcaatttcatttggggcaaccaaattcactttgcatAAGGCCTTCAACTATCTAAGACCGATCATGCCTGAAAAAACAAATACCCCAAATCAATGCAGGAAGTAATCTCACACTAATTCAATTTGTTTTCTGCTAGCTATAGACTCTTACTTTGTGACACATTTGTTTCCTACTAGCTATAGACTCTTACTTTGTGACACATTTGTTTCCTACTAGCTATAGACTCTTACTTTGTGACACATTGGTTTCCTACTAGCTATAGACTCTTACTTTGTGACACATTGGTTTCTTACTAGCTATAGACTCTTACTTTGTGACACATGTGTTTCCTACTAGCTATAGACTCTTACTTTGTGACACATTGGTTTCTTACTAGCTATAGACTCTTACTTTGTGACACATTTGTTTCCTACTAGCTATAGACTCTTACTTTGTGAAAATTTTTCTAATGTTTGCTTGTCGTTTCTATTGACAGTCTAAATATCAT belongs to Biomphalaria glabrata chromosome 12, xgBioGlab47.1, whole genome shotgun sequence and includes:
- the LOC106056204 gene encoding protein qua-1-like isoform X1, translating into MFQMALTFVIFTLGVVVPSSYGGLIPPGFGKPFFPHGPFPGGPGPRFRPGGPPFGPIGPIGPIVPIGPIVFPIRPPIPPPIVGPIIKPIVIKEIPFVNQHITDIAQPFPFTSYTTPYGGPTIIDNTKGVPIPIVGGGGNIDVGASASASASASAIDGYAGASAAAAASASGSGGLGGLAAASASASASASGGGYDILPSIREKGVVIQSLDTYGPVDAGFIGYDNGYGGYDNGNGGYDNGNGRYDNGRYDNGNGRYDNGRYDNGNGRYDNGNGRYDNGRYDNGNGRYDNGNGRYDNGNGRYDNGNGRYDNGNGRYDNGNGKYDNGNGRYDNGNGRYDNGNGRYDNGNGRYDNGNGKYDNGNGKYDNGYDNGRGKYGPGSIIVNGDLDLKVSDNAPGLGVASIPVKVIDSLVKRNDNGGKGGYDNGKYDNGGRDNGGRDNGGRDNGGRDNGGRYDNGGRYDNGGRYDNGGRYDNGGRYDNGGRYDNGDNGKIIKLPADSKPAVIGIVTEEEKIKLRI
- the LOC106056204 gene encoding loricrin-like isoform X3, coding for MFQMALTFVIFTLGVVVPSSYGGLIPPGFGKPFFPHGPFPGGPGPRFRPGGPPFGPIGPIGPIVPIGPIVFPIRPPIPPPIVGPIIKPIVIKEIPFVNQHITDIAQPFPFTSYTTPYGGPTIIDNTKGVPIPIVGGGGNIDVGASASASASASAIDGYAGASAAAAASASGSGGLGGLAAASASASASASGGGYDILPSIREKGVGFIGYDNGYGGYDNGNGGYDNGNGRYDNGRYDNGNGRYDNGRYDNGNGRYDNGNGRYDNGRYDNGNGRYDNGNGRYDNGNGRYDNGNGRYDNGNGRYDNGNGKYDNGNGRYDNGNGRYDNGNGRYDNGNGRYDNGNGKYDNGNGKYDNGYDNGRGKYGPGSIIVNGDLDLKVSDNAPGLGVASIPVKVIDSLVKRNDNGGKGGYDNGKYDNGGRDNGGRDNGGRDNGGRDNGGRYDNGGRYDNGGRYDNGGRYDNGGRYDNGGRYDNGDNGKIIKLPADSKPAVIGIVTEEEKIKLRI
- the LOC106056204 gene encoding protein qua-1-like isoform X4, with translation MFQMALTFVIFTLGVVVPSSYGGLIPPGFGKPFFPHGPFPGGPGPRFRPGGPPFGPIGPIGPIVPIGPIVFPIRPPIPPPIVGPIIKPIVIKEIPFVNQHITDIAQPFPFTSYTTPYGGPTIIDNTKGVPIPIVGGGGNIDVGASASASASASAIDGYAGASAAAAASASGSGGLGGLAAASASASASASGGGYDILPSIREKGVVIQSLDTYGPVDAGFIGYDNGYGGYDNGNGGYDNGNGRYDNGRYDNGNGRYDNGRYDNGNGRYDNGNGRYDNGRYDNGNGRYDNGNGRYDNGNGRYDNGNGRYDNGNGRYDNGNGKYDNGNGRYDNGNGRYDNGNGRYDNGNGRYDNGNGKYDNGNGKYDNGYDNGRGKYGPGSIIVNGDLDLKVSDNAPGLGVASIPVKVIDSLVKRNDNGGKGGYDNGKYDNGGRDNGGRDNGGRDNGGRDNGGRYDNGGRYDNGGRYDNGGRYDNGGRYDNGGRYDNGDNGKIIKL
- the LOC106056204 gene encoding protein qua-1-like isoform X2 — translated: MFQMALTFVIFTLGVVVPSSYGGLIPPGFGKPFFPHGPFPGGPGPRFRPGGPPFGPIGPIGPIVPIGPIVFPIRPPIPPPIVGPIIKPIVIKEIPFVNQHITDIAQPFPFTSYTTPYGGPTIIDNTKGVPIPIVGGGASASASASAIDGYAGASAAAAASASGSGGLGGLAAASASASASASGGGYDILPSIREKGVVIQSLDTYGPVDAGFIGYDNGYGGYDNGNGGYDNGNGRYDNGRYDNGNGRYDNGRYDNGNGRYDNGNGRYDNGRYDNGNGRYDNGNGRYDNGNGRYDNGNGRYDNGNGRYDNGNGKYDNGNGRYDNGNGRYDNGNGRYDNGNGRYDNGNGKYDNGNGKYDNGYDNGRGKYGPGSIIVNGDLDLKVSDNAPGLGVASIPVKVIDSLVKRNDNGGKGGYDNGKYDNGGRDNGGRDNGGRDNGGRDNGGRYDNGGRYDNGGRYDNGGRYDNGGRYDNGGRYDNGDNGKIIKLPADSKPAVIGIVTEEEKIKLRI